A single window of Neisseria chenwenguii DNA harbors:
- the der gene encoding ribosome biogenesis GTPase Der — MKPTIALVGRPNVGKSTLFNRLTRTKDALVHDLPGLTRDRHYGHGKVGSKPYLVVDTGGFEPVVDSGILHEMAKQTLQAVDEADAVVFLVDARTGLTPQDKIIADRLRQSPRPVYLAVNKGEGGNQAVLAAEFYELSLGEPHVISGAHGDGVYYLIEEILEEFPGPEEEGEAPKHPVFAVIGRPNVGKSTLVNAILGEERVIAFDMAGTTRDSIHIDFERDGKPFTIIDTAGVRRRGKVDEAVEKFSVIKAMQAVEASNVAVLVLDAQQDIADQDATIAGFALEAGRALVVAVNKWDGISDERREQVKRDIARKLYFLDFAKFHYISALKERGIDGLFESIQAAYNAAMIKMPTPKITRVLQSAIERQQPPRAGLVRPKMRYAHQGGMNPPVIVVHGNALGAISDSYTRYLTQTFRKAFNLQGTPLRIQYNVSENPYENADEKPKKKPLRRVTLSNRIEKRENRKEEKNRFKKKAKVSVKKQHSK, encoded by the coding sequence ATGAAACCAACCATAGCCTTGGTAGGCCGCCCGAATGTCGGCAAATCTACTTTGTTCAACCGTCTGACCCGCACCAAAGACGCACTGGTACACGACCTGCCAGGCCTGACCCGCGACCGCCATTACGGACACGGCAAAGTCGGCAGCAAGCCTTATCTGGTGGTGGATACGGGCGGTTTCGAGCCGGTGGTGGACAGCGGTATTCTGCATGAAATGGCCAAACAGACGCTGCAGGCGGTGGACGAAGCCGATGCGGTGGTGTTTCTGGTTGATGCCCGCACCGGCCTGACACCGCAGGACAAAATCATCGCCGACCGCCTGCGCCAAAGCCCGCGCCCCGTTTATCTTGCCGTTAATAAAGGCGAGGGCGGCAATCAGGCGGTTTTGGCGGCCGAGTTTTACGAGCTTTCGTTGGGCGAGCCGCACGTTATTTCCGGCGCGCACGGCGACGGCGTGTATTACCTGATTGAAGAAATTCTGGAAGAGTTCCCCGGGCCCGAAGAGGAGGGCGAAGCGCCGAAACACCCCGTTTTCGCCGTTATCGGCCGCCCGAACGTCGGCAAATCGACGCTGGTGAACGCCATTTTGGGCGAAGAACGCGTCATCGCCTTCGACATGGCGGGTACGACGCGCGACAGCATCCACATTGATTTCGAGCGCGACGGCAAGCCGTTTACCATCATCGACACAGCCGGCGTGCGCCGTCGCGGAAAAGTTGACGAGGCGGTGGAAAAGTTCTCTGTAATCAAAGCGATGCAGGCGGTAGAAGCCTCGAATGTGGCCGTTTTGGTGTTGGACGCACAGCAGGACATCGCCGACCAAGACGCGACGATTGCCGGCTTTGCGCTGGAAGCAGGCCGCGCGCTGGTGGTGGCGGTCAACAAATGGGACGGCATTTCCGACGAGCGCCGCGAGCAGGTCAAGCGCGACATTGCCCGCAAGCTGTATTTCCTTGATTTTGCGAAGTTCCACTACATTTCCGCGCTGAAAGAACGCGGCATAGACGGCCTGTTTGAAAGCATTCAGGCGGCCTACAATGCGGCCATGATTAAAATGCCGACGCCGAAAATCACCCGCGTTTTGCAAAGCGCCATCGAGCGCCAGCAGCCGCCGCGCGCAGGTCTGGTGCGCCCGAAAATGCGCTACGCCCATCAAGGCGGCATGAATCCGCCCGTGATTGTGGTGCACGGCAACGCGCTGGGCGCGATTTCCGACAGCTACACCCGCTATCTGACGCAAACTTTCCGCAAAGCCTTCAATCTTCAGGGAACACCGCTGCGCATCCAATACAATGTTTCGGAAAATCCGTATGAAAACGCCGATGAAAAACCGAAAAAGAAACCGCTGCGCCGCGTTACTTTGAGCAACCGCATCGAAAAACGCGAAAACCGCAAAGAAGAGAAAAACCGCTTCAAGAAAAAAGCCAAAGTCAGTGTGAAAAAGCAGCACAGCAAATAA
- a CDS encoding YfgM family protein — protein MAAHIDEQQELDNFKYFWKKTGRWVFVLLVLAALGYLGYTMYQRHLVTKNQEAAEVLAQMVEKVQQKQDPKLANADLLKLQQDYPETVAAAQATLMAAASEFDAGRHDVAAGHLNWVLKNQPAPLVQALAAQRLAVVKMQQKKYDEALTVLDTKVEADFEPLLLDTKGDVYAAQNKAKEAVQSYDQALAKMPQEAAGRDLIQMKRDALK, from the coding sequence ATGGCGGCACATATCGACGAACAGCAGGAACTCGACAATTTCAAATATTTCTGGAAAAAAACAGGGCGCTGGGTTTTTGTGCTGCTGGTTTTGGCGGCTTTGGGCTATCTGGGCTACACCATGTACCAGCGCCATTTGGTGACCAAAAATCAGGAAGCAGCCGAAGTGTTGGCGCAAATGGTTGAAAAGGTTCAGCAAAAACAGGATCCGAAATTGGCCAACGCCGACCTGCTCAAACTTCAGCAGGATTATCCCGAAACCGTCGCCGCCGCGCAGGCCACGCTGATGGCGGCTGCCTCCGAGTTTGACGCCGGCCGTCACGACGTGGCCGCAGGCCATCTGAACTGGGTGTTGAAAAACCAGCCGGCACCGCTGGTTCAGGCTTTGGCGGCGCAGCGTCTGGCGGTGGTCAAAATGCAGCAGAAAAAATACGATGAAGCGCTGACGGTTTTGGACACCAAAGTCGAAGCTGATTTCGAGCCGCTGCTGCTGGATACCAAAGGCGACGTTTACGCCGCGCAAAACAAAGCCAAAGAAGCCGTGCAAAGCTACGATCAGGCGCTGGCCAAAATGCCGCAGGAAGCTGCCGGCCGCGATTTGATCCAAATGAAACGCGATGCGCTGAAATAA
- the hisS gene encoding histidine--tRNA ligase: MAQKIQSVKGMNDLLPVEQKDFKLTAAFWQAFEDVVGRWAKSYGYSQIRTPIVEQTGLFVRSIGEETDVVGKEMYTFSDSNDSLSLSLRPEGTASCLRAVVEHNLLYNSPQKLWYMGPMFRRERPQKGRYRQFHQVGIEALGFEGPDIDAEIIAMSADLWDKLGIRGYLTLEINSLGNRKERAAHRAALVDYLTRYEDKLDDDSKRRLKTNPLRVLDSKNPDLQEICNAAPRLVDYLGEESQAHYRCFKTMLDGLDIKYVENPRLVRGLDYYNQTVFEWTTDKLGAQATVCGGGRYDGLIEELGGKPAASIGFAMGIERLLLLVHEYGSLKADAAPDVYVIHQGDGADLQAMKYAQALRAAGFDVMQHSGCQSLKAQMKKADASGARFALIVAQSELESGSATLKDLQGMHGQQTVAAADLINTLQQWKSA; encoded by the coding sequence ATGGCACAGAAAATCCAATCCGTAAAAGGCATGAACGACCTTTTACCCGTCGAGCAGAAAGATTTCAAACTGACCGCCGCGTTTTGGCAGGCGTTTGAGGATGTGGTCGGCCGTTGGGCGAAAAGCTACGGCTACAGCCAAATCCGCACGCCGATTGTCGAACAGACGGGTTTGTTTGTGCGTTCCATCGGCGAGGAAACCGACGTGGTCGGCAAGGAAATGTACACGTTTTCCGATTCCAACGATTCTCTGAGCCTGAGCCTGCGCCCCGAAGGGACCGCTTCCTGCCTGCGCGCGGTGGTGGAGCATAATCTGCTTTACAACAGCCCGCAGAAATTGTGGTACATGGGGCCGATGTTCCGCCGCGAACGCCCGCAGAAAGGGCGTTACCGCCAGTTTCACCAAGTCGGCATCGAGGCGCTGGGCTTTGAAGGGCCGGACATCGACGCCGAAATCATCGCCATGTCGGCGGATTTGTGGGACAAACTCGGCATCCGCGGTTATCTGACTTTGGAAATCAACAGCTTGGGCAACCGCAAAGAGCGTGCGGCGCACCGCGCGGCTTTGGTGGATTACCTGACCCGTTATGAAGATAAATTGGACGACGACAGCAAACGCCGTCTGAAAACCAATCCGCTGCGCGTGTTGGACAGCAAAAATCCCGATTTGCAGGAAATCTGCAACGCTGCGCCGCGCTTGGTGGACTATCTCGGCGAAGAGTCGCAGGCGCATTACCGCTGCTTCAAAACCATGCTCGACGGTTTGGACATCAAATATGTCGAAAACCCACGGCTGGTGCGCGGTTTGGATTATTACAACCAGACTGTGTTTGAATGGACGACTGACAAACTCGGCGCGCAGGCGACGGTGTGCGGCGGCGGACGTTACGACGGCCTGATTGAGGAATTGGGCGGCAAACCGGCGGCGTCTATCGGTTTTGCGATGGGCATCGAGCGGCTCTTGCTGCTGGTACACGAATACGGCAGCCTCAAGGCCGACGCTGCGCCTGATGTTTACGTTATCCATCAGGGCGATGGTGCGGATTTGCAGGCGATGAAATACGCGCAGGCACTGCGTGCGGCGGGTTTTGATGTGATGCAGCATTCGGGTTGTCAGAGCCTGAAAGCGCAGATGAAAAAAGCCGATGCAAGCGGTGCGCGCTTTGCGCTGATTGTGGCGCAGAGCGAGTTGGAATCCGGCAGCGCCACGCTGAAAGACCTGCAAGGCATGCACGGACAGCAAACGGTGGCGGCAGCCGATTTAATCAATACTTTACAACAATGGAAGAGCGCATAA
- the hfq gene encoding RNA chaperone Hfq — protein sequence MTAKGQMLQDPFLNALRKEHVPVSIYLVNGIKLQGQVESFDQYVVLLRNTSVTQMVYKHAISTIVPARAVSLQHEQKPQAAQAAAPVQVETAPQAAE from the coding sequence ATGACAGCTAAAGGACAAATGTTACAAGATCCTTTTTTGAATGCGTTGCGTAAAGAGCACGTTCCGGTTTCGATTTACCTGGTCAACGGCATCAAGCTGCAAGGCCAGGTCGAATCATTCGACCAATACGTTGTTTTGCTGCGCAATACTTCTGTAACCCAAATGGTTTACAAACACGCCATTTCGACCATCGTGCCCGCACGCGCCGTCAGCCTGCAACACGAGCAAAAACCGCAGGCCGCACAAGCCGCCGCGCCGGTTCAGGTTGAAACCGCGCCGCAGGCAGCAGAATAA